Proteins found in one Bacteroidota bacterium genomic segment:
- a CDS encoding beta-lactamase family protein translates to MEKENETKISNTLSKTSFDLKKLDACMDDFFKQKMEKYHIPGVVFVMVKDGEIIFQKGYGYSDVEKQIIVKPDETIFRVGSVSKLFTATAVMQLSEKGKIDINTDVNKYLTLFKLENNYPAPVTMANLLSHTAGFRGRSIGSMTRNESDRIPLVKFLATNMPRIKLPPGTVISYSNHGFYLAGYLVEITSGVPFAQYMEENILHPLGMNNSSFLPLPRLLPNMAKGYSYISGDYQVVPKDYSLSVISPAGSLLSTADDIARFMITQLQGGYYNDQRILKENTCKEMQRQQFTNDPRLPGTCFGLYEYQGYNQQAVFLDGDVTGFSSRLFLLPDQNTGFFVCNNSGNSILRMQLTDTLMSQFFSVPGKSISTAPIAKQKSNVAQLAGSYRNLRIGLDYFDKFEAASALLTLSNEDINNWIELEPFFFQIPNSKTRLVFHKNSNGKVSNLFIDSQQMPISYEVVPWYDTSEFIWIPLGFIFLVFLSACVIWLIIYYKHRKQKPLTENNRLARQACLLAIFTAVLNLAFLVSFVPAVFLLSDDLEFGMPIVIKIILVIPIVTTFLTFGLSVYTLLAWKQRFWNLIMRLYFSFLTLTCIGFIFWLYHWNWLGFKY, encoded by the coding sequence GTGGAAAAGGAAAATGAAACTAAAATTTCAAATACTTTAAGTAAAACATCTTTCGATCTGAAAAAACTCGATGCCTGTATGGATGATTTCTTTAAACAAAAAATGGAGAAATATCACATCCCTGGCGTTGTCTTTGTAATGGTAAAAGATGGTGAGATCATCTTTCAAAAAGGTTATGGCTATTCAGATGTAGAAAAACAGATAATAGTAAAGCCTGATGAGACTATTTTCAGGGTTGGTTCAGTGTCGAAGTTATTTACTGCAACAGCAGTTATGCAACTAAGCGAAAAAGGTAAAATTGATATAAACACAGATGTCAATAAGTATTTAACACTGTTTAAATTGGAAAACAATTATCCAGCACCGGTTACCATGGCCAATCTTTTATCTCATACGGCGGGTTTCAGGGGAAGATCAATTGGAAGTATGACCCGCAACGAATCCGATAGAATTCCGTTAGTGAAATTTCTTGCTACCAATATGCCACGCATAAAATTGCCACCAGGGACTGTCATCAGTTATTCCAATCATGGTTTTTATCTTGCTGGCTATCTAGTTGAAATAACATCAGGCGTTCCCTTCGCTCAGTATATGGAGGAGAATATTCTGCACCCGTTGGGAATGAATAACAGCAGTTTCCTACCGCTACCTCGACTGTTACCGAACATGGCTAAAGGTTATTCATACATTTCAGGAGATTATCAAGTTGTACCAAAAGATTATTCTCTTTCCGTCATCTCACCAGCAGGTTCATTGCTTTCAACTGCCGATGATATTGCACGGTTTATGATTACCCAACTGCAAGGGGGATACTATAATGATCAACGAATATTGAAAGAAAATACCTGCAAGGAAATGCAGCGGCAGCAGTTTACAAATGATCCGCGATTACCGGGTACATGCTTTGGCTTATACGAATATCAAGGGTATAATCAGCAAGCGGTTTTCCTTGACGGCGATGTAACGGGTTTTTCAAGTCGTTTGTTTCTTTTGCCCGATCAGAATACCGGATTCTTCGTTTGCAATAACAGTGGAAATTCAATTCTGCGAATGCAACTGACAGATACTCTAATGAGTCAATTTTTCTCCGTACCTGGAAAATCAATTTCAACAGCACCTATCGCTAAGCAGAAATCGAACGTTGCACAACTTGCCGGCAGCTATAGAAATTTGCGGATCGGACTGGATTATTTTGATAAATTCGAAGCAGCGTCCGCATTATTAACTTTATCCAATGAAGATATAAATAATTGGATTGAACTGGAGCCTTTCTTTTTTCAAATACCCAACAGCAAAACACGTTTAGTATTTCATAAAAACAGTAATGGAAAGGTTTCCAATTTATTTATTGATTCGCAACAAATGCCCATATCTTACGAAGTAGTACCATGGTATGACACTTCGGAATTTATTTGGATTCCTTTGGGATTCATATTTTTAGTTTTCCTATCAGCATGTGTAATCTGGCTTATTATTTATTATAAACACCGTAAACAAAAACCGCTGACTGAAAACAACAGATTGGCTCGGCAAGCATGTTTGCTGGCAATTTTCACAGCCGTCTTGAATCTCGCATTCCTCGTATCTTTTGTTCCAGCAGTATTTCTATTAAGTGATGATCTTGAATTTGGTATGCCTATAGTTATTAAAATT